Proteins from a genomic interval of Aquabacterium sp. J223:
- a CDS encoding LysR family transcriptional regulator translates to MNLDRHVSLKQLRAFVAVCRLHTLSAAAEQLAVTPGAVSVLLKQLESALEAPLFDRAAGRLRPTAAALDALPTAERILADVSLLGRDVREWQEHRRGSVRLAVTPGVGLALLPPLMRRFVQAHPGIRVVVDDCAPEQFVDRLVSEQAELGIGTPERGGVGLTLQPLVLDRLCVVCPAGHPFAAQRTVRWTQLREQPLILIRAGYGVRGLIERTAARTGLELQVVNDVAFLATALWMVSCGLGLSVLPAALVAPADAQLVVRPLTHPTVHRGIALVRKRGRLLSPACEQFAALVQEVMGEARP, encoded by the coding sequence GTGAACCTCGACCGCCACGTGAGCCTCAAGCAACTGCGCGCCTTCGTCGCCGTCTGCCGGCTTCACACGCTCAGCGCCGCGGCCGAGCAGCTGGCGGTGACGCCGGGCGCCGTCAGCGTGTTGCTGAAGCAGCTCGAATCGGCGCTGGAAGCCCCGCTGTTCGACCGTGCCGCCGGGCGGCTGCGGCCGACCGCCGCGGCGCTGGACGCGCTGCCCACGGCCGAGCGCATCCTGGCCGACGTGTCGCTGCTGGGTCGCGACGTGCGAGAGTGGCAGGAGCACCGGCGCGGCAGCGTGCGGCTGGCGGTCACGCCCGGCGTCGGCCTGGCCCTGCTGCCGCCGCTGATGCGGCGCTTCGTGCAGGCCCATCCCGGCATCCGCGTGGTGGTGGACGACTGCGCGCCCGAGCAGTTCGTCGACCGCCTGGTCAGCGAACAGGCCGAGCTGGGCATCGGCACGCCGGAGCGCGGCGGCGTCGGGCTGACGCTGCAGCCGCTGGTGCTCGACCGCCTCTGCGTGGTCTGCCCGGCCGGGCACCCCTTCGCCGCGCAGCGCACCGTCCGCTGGACGCAGCTGCGCGAGCAGCCGCTGATCCTGATCCGCGCCGGCTACGGCGTGCGCGGCCTCATCGAGCGCACGGCCGCCCGGACCGGCCTCGAACTGCAGGTCGTCAACGACGTGGCCTTCCTGGCCACGGCGCTGTGGATGGTGTCCTGCGGGCTGGGCCTCTCCGTCCTGCCGGCGGCGCTGGTGGCGCCGGCGGATGCGCAGCTGGTGGTGCGGCCGCTGACCCACCCCACCGTGCACCGCGGCATCGCGCTGGTGAGGAAGCGCGGCCGGCTGCTGTCGCCCGCCTGCGAGCAGTTCGCGGCGCTGGTGCAGGAGGTGATGGGCGAGGCACGACCGTGA
- a CDS encoding FAD-dependent oxidoreductase encodes MSTNAHQHHEADVAIVGAGPVGLTLAIDLSRRGHRVLLLESRAFGEPPSVKCNHVSARTMEQFRRLGLAERIRSTGLPEDFPNDVAFRTAFTGQEFGRIPIPCRRDRFTDRSGPDGWWPTPEPPHRINQIFLEPLLLEHAASRPGVTLLSRVQADGVEADDDGVTVQAEDLDGGGRVTVRARVLVGCDGGRSGVRKAIGATLSGTPVVQRVQSTLIRAPQLLSRLQGPPSWGSYSLNPRRCGTVFAIDGIERWLIHNHLAPGEDETSVDRDASIRTILGVEDDFPYEVLSQEDWVGRRLVADRFRQGRVFIAGDAAHLWIPYAGYGMNAGIADAMNLSWHLSAWLRGWADAAVLDAYERERQPITEQVAQFAMDHALQMIKAKAAVPAGIEDDGADADALRERYGQEMVALNVLQFCCAGLNFGYFYDRSPLIAYDGEAAPAYSMGGFEPSTAPGCRAPHFHLADGRSLYDAFGDDYTLLCFGAADAAAPLQAAARAAGLPLVRLDIDRTRAPVPDVYRHALVLCRADQHIAWRGDALTEAEAAALVARCCGRP; translated from the coding sequence ATGAGCACCAACGCCCATCAGCACCACGAGGCCGACGTCGCGATCGTCGGCGCCGGCCCGGTCGGCCTGACGCTGGCCATCGACCTGAGCCGGCGCGGCCACCGCGTGCTGCTGCTCGAATCGCGCGCGTTCGGCGAGCCGCCGAGCGTCAAGTGCAACCACGTCTCGGCGCGCACGATGGAGCAGTTCCGGCGCCTCGGCCTGGCGGAGCGCATCCGGTCCACCGGGCTGCCGGAGGACTTCCCCAACGACGTGGCCTTCCGCACCGCCTTCACCGGGCAGGAGTTCGGCCGCATCCCCATTCCCTGCCGGCGCGACCGCTTCACCGACCGGTCCGGCCCCGATGGCTGGTGGCCGACGCCGGAGCCGCCGCACCGCATCAACCAGATCTTCCTGGAGCCGCTGCTGCTGGAGCACGCCGCGTCGCGGCCCGGCGTGACGCTGCTCAGCCGCGTGCAAGCCGACGGGGTGGAGGCCGACGACGACGGCGTCACCGTGCAGGCCGAGGACCTGGACGGCGGCGGCCGGGTGACGGTGCGCGCCAGGGTGCTGGTCGGCTGCGACGGCGGCCGCTCGGGGGTGCGCAAGGCCATCGGCGCCACGCTGTCCGGCACGCCGGTCGTGCAGCGGGTGCAGTCCACGCTGATCCGCGCGCCGCAACTGCTGTCGCGGCTGCAGGGCCCGCCGTCCTGGGGCAGCTACTCGCTCAACCCGCGCCGCTGCGGCACGGTGTTCGCCATCGACGGCATCGAGCGCTGGCTGATCCACAACCACCTGGCGCCCGGTGAGGACGAGACCAGCGTCGACCGCGACGCATCGATCCGCACCATCCTCGGCGTCGAGGACGACTTCCCCTACGAGGTGCTCAGCCAGGAGGACTGGGTGGGCCGGCGCCTGGTGGCCGACCGCTTCCGCCAGGGGCGGGTGTTCATCGCCGGCGACGCCGCGCACCTGTGGATTCCCTATGCGGGCTACGGCATGAACGCGGGCATCGCCGACGCGATGAACCTGTCCTGGCACCTGTCGGCCTGGCTGCGCGGCTGGGCCGACGCCGCGGTGCTGGACGCCTACGAGCGCGAGCGGCAGCCCATCACCGAGCAGGTGGCGCAGTTCGCCATGGACCATGCGCTGCAGATGATCAAGGCCAAGGCCGCGGTGCCCGCCGGCATCGAGGACGACGGCGCCGACGCCGACGCGCTGCGCGAGCGCTACGGCCAGGAGATGGTGGCGTTGAACGTGCTGCAGTTCTGCTGCGCCGGCCTCAACTTCGGCTACTTCTACGACCGCTCGCCGCTCATCGCCTACGACGGCGAGGCCGCGCCGGCCTATTCGATGGGCGGCTTCGAGCCGTCCACCGCGCCGGGGTGCCGGGCGCCGCACTTCCACCTCGCCGACGGGCGTTCGCTGTACGACGCCTTCGGCGACGACTACACCCTGCTGTGCTTCGGTGCCGCCGACGCCGCGGCGCCGCTGCAGGCCGCCGCGCGCGCCGCCGGCCTGCCGCTGGTGCGGCTCGACATCGACCGCACCCGGGCGCCGGTGCCCGACGTCTACCGCCACGCGCTGGTGCTGTGCCGCGCGGACCAGCACATCGCCTGGCGCGGCGATGCCCTCACCGAGGCCGAAGCGGCCGCCCTGGTGGCGCGCTGTTGCGGCCGACCTTGA
- a CDS encoding tripartite tricarboxylate transporter substrate binding protein → MRSGMTRRAALVAAGLAATARPGVAQEGARYPSRPVRLVVPFPPGGSTDAVVRMLAPPLADGLGQPVLVENRPGAGGGLGLAAVAQAPADGHTLGIGAAGGLAANKSLYPKLPYDPVRDFAPLSLIAHIPFVLVAHPGAPASTLADLLAQARRAPKEVAVAHGGNGTAMHLSIQLLGQLGAVGLSEIAYKGTGPATLDVMGGQVPYAMLDLPSALQAIRSGKLRPLAVTGRRRLSDLPDVPTAEEAGVKGYESTGWFGLVAPARTPPAVLERVQSQLQAVLADPKVQASARAVGVELEGSTPAEFGRFIGSEIDKWGQVIKVSGTRLE, encoded by the coding sequence ATGCGAAGCGGCATGACGCGGCGGGCGGCGCTGGTGGCCGCGGGCCTCGCGGCGACGGCGCGGCCGGGCGTGGCGCAGGAGGGCGCGCGCTACCCCAGCCGGCCGGTGAGGCTGGTCGTTCCCTTCCCGCCGGGCGGCTCCACCGACGCGGTGGTGCGCATGCTGGCGCCGCCGCTGGCCGACGGCCTGGGGCAGCCGGTGCTGGTGGAGAACCGGCCGGGGGCCGGTGGCGGCCTCGGCCTGGCCGCCGTGGCGCAGGCGCCGGCCGACGGCCACACGCTGGGCATCGGCGCGGCGGGCGGCCTGGCCGCCAACAAGAGCCTGTACCCCAAGCTGCCCTACGACCCGGTGCGCGACTTCGCGCCGCTGTCGCTGATCGCGCACATCCCGTTCGTGCTGGTGGCCCACCCCGGGGCGCCGGCGTCCACGCTGGCCGACCTGCTGGCGCAGGCGCGGCGGGCGCCGAAGGAGGTCGCCGTCGCCCACGGCGGCAACGGCACCGCCATGCACCTGTCGATCCAGCTGCTGGGGCAGCTCGGTGCGGTCGGGCTTTCGGAGATCGCCTACAAGGGCACCGGCCCGGCCACGCTGGACGTGATGGGGGGGCAGGTGCCCTACGCCATGCTGGACCTGCCGTCGGCGCTGCAGGCCATCCGCAGCGGCAAGCTGCGGCCGCTGGCCGTCACCGGCCGGCGCCGGCTGTCGGACCTGCCCGACGTGCCGACGGCGGAGGAGGCCGGCGTCAAGGGCTACGAGTCGACCGGCTGGTTCGGCCTGGTGGCCCCGGCGCGCACGCCGCCTGCCGTGCTGGAGAGGGTGCAGTCGCAACTGCAGGCGGTGCTGGCCGACCCCAAGGTGCAGGCCAGCGCCCGCGCGGTCGGCGTCGAGCTGGAAGGCAGCACGCCGGCGGAGTTCGGCCGCTTCATCGGCAGCGAGATCGACAAGTGGGGCCAGGTCATCAAGGTCTCGGGAACGCGACTGGAATGA
- a CDS encoding acetate--CoA ligase family protein → MHDALPAGAIDRLLRPRSVAVVGASPEPQSVSARLLANLRAFGYGGDLHLVSRSRTELDGRPCQPSIDDLPAGIDAAVLNVPQAAVQASIEACARRGIGAAVVFASGFAELGDEGSALQQAIAEVARANGIALLGPNCMGLINAVDGAALTFGPFLPGPALQGPRVAVVAQSGAMMGNVRQAMLGKGLRVSFAVSTGNEAVVGIEDLLPPLVDAPEVDALAVFVETLRRPQAFLAVAARARAAGKPIVLLHPGRGERAQAAAASHTGALAGDHAVMRALVAREGVVLVDTLDELFDTVALLARYPQPPRGDAGVVSNSGALRGLSLDLAESLALPLGTLAPASADRLAGVLPPFVHPDNPLDMTTAGMQNPAVFGQVAAAMLDDPNVGSLTMALMGGLGRDQQRKGEVLLPVFGATDKPVAFVIMGDDDPLDDTFRQAMLGSAVPFFRSPDRALRAMAQVHRRAALLREAGRRAVPADVGELPLPATPGPLAEHKGKQVLRSLGIAVPQGRLAVSVDDALQAAEAIGWPVVLKAQADALLHKSDVGGVVAGVTDAARLRAAWDRLQADVARGAPGLVLEGVLVEAMAPPGLELVLGARRDPQWGPVLMVGLGGIWIEALQDVLLLAPDLDEAQIADALRRLKGARLLSGLRGRPAVDTGAVAHAARRLADLMQAQPRLREIDLNPFVAYGDGGVALDALLVLD, encoded by the coding sequence ATGCACGACGCCCTGCCCGCCGGCGCCATCGATCGACTGCTGCGCCCCCGGTCCGTCGCGGTGGTCGGCGCGTCGCCTGAGCCGCAGTCCGTGTCCGCGCGGCTGCTGGCCAACCTGCGCGCCTTCGGCTACGGCGGCGACCTGCACCTGGTCAGCCGCAGCCGCACCGAGCTGGACGGCCGGCCCTGCCAGCCGAGCATCGACGACCTGCCCGCGGGCATCGACGCCGCGGTCCTCAACGTGCCGCAGGCCGCGGTGCAGGCGTCGATCGAGGCCTGCGCGCGGCGCGGCATCGGCGCGGCGGTGGTGTTCGCTTCCGGCTTCGCCGAGCTGGGCGACGAGGGCTCCGCGCTGCAGCAGGCCATCGCCGAGGTGGCCCGCGCGAACGGCATCGCGCTGCTTGGCCCCAACTGCATGGGCCTGATCAACGCCGTCGACGGCGCGGCCCTGACCTTCGGCCCCTTCCTGCCCGGCCCCGCGTTGCAGGGACCGCGGGTGGCGGTGGTGGCGCAGAGCGGCGCCATGATGGGCAACGTGCGCCAGGCCATGCTCGGCAAGGGCCTGCGTGTGAGCTTCGCGGTCTCCACCGGCAACGAGGCGGTGGTCGGCATCGAGGACCTGCTGCCGCCGCTGGTCGACGCGCCGGAGGTCGATGCGCTGGCCGTCTTCGTCGAGACGCTGCGCCGGCCGCAGGCCTTCCTCGCGGTGGCCGCGAGGGCACGCGCCGCCGGCAAGCCCATCGTGCTGCTGCACCCCGGCCGCGGTGAACGCGCGCAGGCGGCGGCGGCCTCGCACACCGGAGCACTGGCCGGTGACCATGCGGTCATGCGCGCGCTGGTGGCGCGCGAAGGCGTGGTGCTGGTCGACACGCTCGACGAGCTGTTCGACACCGTCGCCTTGCTGGCGCGCTACCCGCAGCCGCCGCGCGGCGATGCGGGCGTGGTGTCCAACTCGGGTGCGCTGCGCGGCCTCAGCCTGGACCTGGCGGAATCGCTGGCCCTGCCGCTGGGCACGCTGGCGCCGGCCTCGGCCGACCGGCTGGCCGGCGTGCTGCCGCCTTTTGTCCACCCCGACAACCCGCTGGACATGACCACCGCCGGCATGCAGAACCCGGCGGTGTTCGGCCAGGTCGCGGCGGCGATGCTGGACGACCCGAACGTCGGCAGCCTGACGATGGCGCTGATGGGCGGCCTGGGCCGCGACCAGCAGCGGAAGGGCGAGGTGCTGCTGCCGGTGTTCGGCGCCACCGACAAGCCGGTGGCCTTCGTCATCATGGGCGACGACGATCCGCTCGACGACACCTTCCGGCAGGCGATGCTGGGCAGCGCCGTGCCCTTCTTCCGCTCGCCCGACCGGGCGCTGCGCGCCATGGCGCAGGTGCACCGGCGCGCGGCGCTGCTGCGCGAGGCCGGGCGGCGTGCCGTGCCGGCGGACGTCGGCGAACTGCCGCTGCCCGCCACGCCCGGCCCGCTGGCCGAGCACAAGGGCAAGCAGGTGCTGCGCAGCCTCGGCATCGCGGTGCCCCAGGGCCGGCTGGCGGTCAGCGTCGACGACGCGCTGCAGGCGGCCGAGGCCATCGGCTGGCCGGTGGTGCTGAAGGCCCAGGCCGATGCGCTGCTGCACAAGAGCGATGTCGGCGGCGTGGTGGCCGGCGTGACCGACGCGGCCCGGCTGCGGGCCGCCTGGGACCGGCTGCAGGCCGACGTGGCCCGCGGCGCCCCCGGCCTGGTGCTGGAGGGCGTGCTGGTCGAGGCGATGGCGCCACCGGGCCTCGAGCTGGTGCTCGGTGCGCGGCGCGACCCGCAGTGGGGCCCGGTGCTGATGGTCGGCCTGGGCGGCATCTGGATCGAGGCCCTGCAGGACGTGCTGCTGCTCGCGCCCGACCTCGACGAGGCGCAGATCGCCGACGCGCTGCGGCGGCTCAAGGGCGCGCGGCTGCTGAGCGGACTGCGCGGCCGTCCGGCCGTCGACACCGGCGCGGTGGCGCACGCCGCCCGGCGCCTGGCCGACCTGATGCAGGCCCAGCCGCGCCTGCGCGAGATCGACCTCAACCCCTTCGTCGCCTACGGCGACGGTGGCGTGGCACTGGACGCCCTGCTGGTGCTGGACTGA
- a CDS encoding lipid asymmetry maintenance protein MlaB: MSPPETVHLRVDGEMTIYRAAELKPQLMAALDQAPAVALDLRGVAEIDTAGVQLLLLARRTAVERQRALHLVNPSTAVMDALRLLDLLPHFGDAIAVPAPAGG; encoded by the coding sequence ATGAGCCCGCCGGAGACGGTCCACCTGCGCGTGGACGGCGAGATGACGATCTACCGCGCGGCCGAACTGAAGCCGCAGCTGATGGCCGCGCTGGACCAGGCGCCCGCGGTGGCGCTGGACCTCCGCGGCGTCGCCGAGATCGACACCGCCGGCGTGCAGCTGCTGCTGCTGGCCCGGCGCACGGCCGTCGAGCGGCAGCGCGCCCTGCACCTGGTGAACCCCAGCACCGCCGTGATGGACGCCCTGCGGCTGCTGGACCTGCTGCCGCACTTCGGCGATGCAATCGCCGTCCCCGCGCCGGCCGGAGGTTGA
- a CDS encoding response regulator: MAKTIFIVDDSASLRQVVGIALRGAGYHVLEGCDGRDALAKLKGDKVHLIVSDLNMPHMDGLSFVKAVKQLPAYRFTPIVMLTTETDEAKKRAGQEAGLKAWMVKPFRPEQLLAVVQKVVAP, translated from the coding sequence ATGGCCAAGACCATCTTCATCGTCGACGACTCGGCCTCGCTGCGGCAGGTCGTGGGCATCGCCCTGCGCGGCGCGGGCTACCACGTGCTGGAGGGCTGCGACGGCCGGGACGCGCTCGCCAAGCTCAAGGGCGACAAGGTGCACCTCATCGTGAGCGACCTCAACATGCCCCACATGGACGGCCTGTCGTTCGTGAAGGCCGTCAAGCAGCTGCCGGCGTACCGCTTCACGCCGATCGTGATGCTCACCACCGAGACCGACGAGGCCAAGAAGCGCGCCGGCCAGGAGGCCGGCCTGAAGGCGTGGATGGTCAAGCCCTTCCGCCCCGAGCAGCTGCTCGCCGTGGTGCAGAAGGTGGTCGCGCCATGA
- a CDS encoding alpha/beta fold hydrolase, which translates to MKPPRGERRRWPGSTPRRGAGRTTTTASCGAPGDRAGRCCCCTAAPAAGRTGCATSPHLATTHAVYVPDLPGCGDSAAMAEPCTMGRMADALHASLLGSGRCTGPFALVGFSLGSFVAEAMALRHPAAVDALVLVRGSFDGVLPPMPSGLVRWRHLVDDPQALREAHRHNLATLMFHDPARIDEAALELHAVNQSRARLDVFSLMDTREAQALQRLALTPGCVCGEHDVLGSCDPAAQEEALRRLRPEAGLHVVADAGHWAPYEQAERFNRLLDGLLRSSGGAERAAA; encoded by the coding sequence TTGAAGCCTCCACGTGGCGAACGCCGGCGCTGGCCCGGCTCGACGCCGCGGCGCGGCGCTGGCAGGACAACGACCACGGCATCGTGTGGCGCTCCTGGGGACAGGGCCGGCCGCTGCTGCTGCTGCACGGCAGCGCCGGCAGCTGGACGCACTGGCTGCGCAACATCCCCCCATCTGGCGACGACGCATGCGGTCTACGTGCCCGACCTGCCGGGCTGCGGCGACTCGGCGGCGATGGCCGAGCCCTGCACCATGGGCCGCATGGCCGATGCCTTGCACGCCAGCCTGTTGGGCAGCGGCCGGTGCACCGGGCCCTTTGCGCTGGTCGGTTTCTCGCTCGGCTCCTTCGTCGCCGAAGCGATGGCGCTGCGCCATCCGGCGGCGGTCGACGCGCTGGTGCTGGTGCGGGGGTCCTTCGACGGCGTGCTGCCGCCGATGCCGTCGGGCCTGGTGCGGTGGCGGCATCTGGTCGACGACCCTCAGGCGCTGCGCGAGGCGCACCGCCACAACCTGGCCACGTTGATGTTCCACGACCCGGCACGCATCGACGAGGCCGCGCTGGAGCTGCACGCCGTCAACCAGTCGCGGGCCCGCCTCGACGTCTTCTCGCTGATGGACACGCGCGAGGCGCAGGCCCTGCAACGCCTCGCGCTCACGCCCGGGTGCGTCTGCGGCGAGCACGACGTGCTGGGGTCCTGCGACCCCGCCGCCCAGGAGGAGGCCCTTCGCCGGCTGCGTCCCGAGGCAGGTCTGCACGTCGTGGCCGACGCCGGGCACTGGGCGCCCTACGAGCAGGCCGAGCGGTTCAACCGGCTGCTCGACGGGCTGTTGCGGTCGTCCGGTGGTGCCGAGCGTGCCGCCGCATGA
- a CDS encoding Bug family tripartite tricarboxylate transporter substrate binding protein produces the protein MTPMFRRTAIGLCCALALTPALAQENYPAKPVRIVLPFPPGGSVDAVIRMIEPGLAERLGQPVIIENKPGAGGNIAMDTVAKAPPDGYVVGIGATGALGLNSVIGQRMTYDPLKDLAPVGRVATSPFLLVASPQFKASTVNDVIALGKRSPSELTIGHGGNGTLMQLSAELFRNMAGIDAVLVPYKGTGPATADAAAGQVPLAISDPPAALQLIKAGRLKALGVTTRTRSESLPDVPTLHEQGLAGYESLGWFGMVAPAGTPPAVIRRLNNDLNAVLRDPAVRARIAAQGADAAPSTPAELQELMRSDMAKWSALIKKVGLKFD, from the coding sequence ATGACACCCATGTTCCGCCGAACGGCCATCGGCCTGTGCTGCGCGCTCGCGCTGACGCCCGCCCTCGCCCAGGAGAACTACCCCGCCAAACCGGTGCGCATCGTGCTGCCCTTCCCGCCCGGCGGCAGCGTGGACGCGGTGATCCGCATGATCGAACCGGGGCTGGCCGAACGGCTGGGGCAGCCGGTGATCATCGAGAACAAGCCTGGCGCCGGCGGCAACATCGCCATGGACACGGTGGCCAAGGCCCCGCCCGACGGCTACGTCGTCGGCATCGGTGCGACCGGCGCCCTGGGCCTGAACAGCGTCATCGGGCAGCGCATGACGTACGACCCGCTGAAGGACCTGGCCCCGGTGGGCCGCGTCGCGACCAGCCCGTTCCTTCTGGTGGCCTCGCCGCAGTTCAAGGCGTCGACGGTGAACGATGTCATCGCGCTGGGCAAGCGCAGCCCGTCGGAGCTGACCATCGGCCACGGCGGCAACGGCACGCTGATGCAGCTGTCGGCCGAGCTCTTCCGCAACATGGCCGGCATCGACGCCGTGCTGGTGCCCTACAAGGGCACCGGGCCGGCGACGGCCGATGCCGCCGCAGGCCAGGTGCCGCTGGCCATCAGCGACCCGCCGGCGGCGCTGCAGCTGATCAAGGCCGGCCGGCTGAAGGCGCTGGGCGTGACCACGCGCACCCGCAGCGAATCGCTGCCCGACGTGCCGACCCTGCACGAGCAGGGCCTGGCGGGCTACGAGTCGCTGGGCTGGTTCGGCATGGTGGCGCCGGCCGGCACGCCGCCGGCGGTCATCCGCCGGCTTAACAACGACCTCAACGCCGTGCTGCGCGACCCCGCCGTGCGCGCCCGCATCGCCGCCCAGGGCGCCGACGCCGCGCCCAGCACCCCGGCCGAACTGCAGGAGCTGATGCGCAGCGACATGGCCAAGTGGTCGGCGCTGATCAAGAAGGTCGGCCTGAAGTTCGACTGA
- a CDS encoding methyl-accepting chemotaxis protein, whose translation MNTSLSRRLLAAPALLGGVAGAALLCMGPAHLASVLLAAMVVIAGAVSTRALLTAQRRQREGLTAYLDGSLRFAQQLTPVWAGQLESSRTQMEQAVAALAERFGAIVVRLEQALDARGEQGGERLSVLFADSQRELAAVVDAMHATLQSKAAMMAQVQQLTGFIGDLQEMASDVAHIAWQTNLLAINAAVEAAHAGDLGRGFGVLAQEVRKLAAMSGDTGKRIAERVAQVNEAIAQTHASAEAASREDGHTVQQCEQRIGDVMGSLRDATDGVVASADLLRRRGVEIREEVSQALVQLQFQDRVNQIMGHVKANIERLPTAWDDSRRRWRDTGALQPADPAPLLVALEHSYATAEERTVHRGGAEAAPSTAADVTFF comes from the coding sequence ATGAACACTTCCCTTTCACGCCGTCTGCTGGCCGCGCCCGCCCTGCTGGGCGGGGTGGCCGGCGCGGCCCTGCTGTGCATGGGTCCCGCGCACCTGGCCAGCGTCCTGCTGGCCGCCATGGTGGTGATCGCCGGCGCGGTCAGCACGCGTGCGCTCCTCACCGCCCAGCGGCGGCAGCGTGAAGGCCTGACGGCGTACCTGGACGGCAGCCTGCGCTTTGCGCAACAGCTGACGCCGGTGTGGGCCGGCCAGCTGGAAAGCTCCCGCACGCAGATGGAGCAGGCGGTCGCCGCGCTCGCCGAGCGCTTCGGCGCCATCGTCGTCCGGCTCGAGCAGGCGTTGGACGCCCGCGGCGAGCAAGGCGGCGAACGCCTGTCCGTGCTCTTCGCCGACAGCCAGCGCGAGCTGGCCGCGGTGGTGGACGCGATGCACGCCACGCTGCAATCGAAGGCGGCGATGATGGCCCAGGTCCAGCAGCTCACCGGCTTCATCGGCGACCTGCAGGAGATGGCCAGCGACGTCGCGCACATCGCCTGGCAGACCAACCTGCTCGCCATCAACGCGGCCGTCGAGGCCGCCCATGCCGGCGACCTCGGCCGCGGGTTCGGCGTGCTGGCGCAAGAGGTGCGCAAGCTGGCCGCCATGTCGGGCGACACCGGCAAGCGCATCGCCGAGCGGGTGGCCCAGGTCAACGAAGCCATCGCGCAGACGCATGCGTCGGCCGAGGCTGCGTCGCGCGAGGACGGCCACACGGTGCAGCAATGCGAGCAGCGCATCGGCGACGTGATGGGCAGCCTGCGCGACGCCACCGATGGCGTCGTGGCCTCGGCGGACCTGCTGCGGCGGCGCGGCGTGGAGATCCGCGAAGAGGTGTCGCAGGCGCTGGTGCAGCTGCAGTTCCAGGACCGCGTGAACCAGATCATGGGCCACGTGAAGGCCAACATCGAACGGCTGCCGACCGCCTGGGACGACAGCCGCCGCCGCTGGCGGGACACCGGCGCGCTGCAGCCCGCGGACCCCGCGCCGCTGCTGGTGGCGCTGGAGCACAGCTACGCCACCGCCGAGGAACGGACCGTCCACCGCGGCGGCGCCGAAGCCGCGCCGTCGACCGCCGCCGACGTCACCTTCTTCTAG
- a CDS encoding tannase/feruloyl esterase family alpha/beta hydrolase: MGGAGPRPGPGGGERAGAGNAGGVNTELPAGWSATRSRPLCPYPQTAQRREGATDLESAASFVCR, from the coding sequence GTGGGTGGAGCAGGGCCGCGCCCCGGCCCAGGTGGTGGCGAACGTGCGGGGGCGGGCAACGCCGGCGGCGTCAACACCGAGCTGCCCGCCGGCTGGTCCGCCACCCGCAGCCGGCCGCTGTGCCCCTACCCGCAGACCGCGCAGCGGCGCGAAGGGGCGACGGACCTGGAGTCGGCGGCCAGCTTCGTCTGCCGCTGA
- a CDS encoding p-hydroxycinnamoyl CoA hydratase/lyase — MSDVNTASPSEDPVLVDLQDGIAWVTLNRPSKRNAISPPVVYRMCEVLNQLETDPACKVLVLTGAGEAFSAGMDLRDYFRATDGDRDAQLKLFRANAQWQWRQLRFYAKPTIAMVNGWCFGGAFTPLVSCDLAIAAEEATFGLSEINWGIIPAGIVSRAVAQLVRERDAMYLVMTGEPFDGKRAAEIGLVNEAVPRARLRERVVQLAKVLMDKNPTVLRTAKQAYRQAAEMPWEQAGDYLMAKADQSTFADPERGRAQGMKQFLDEKTYRPGLGAYRREER, encoded by the coding sequence GTGTCCGACGTCAACACCGCCTCTCCCAGCGAGGACCCCGTCCTGGTCGATCTGCAGGACGGCATCGCCTGGGTGACCCTCAATCGCCCGTCCAAGCGCAACGCGATCAGCCCGCCGGTGGTCTATCGCATGTGCGAGGTGCTCAACCAGCTCGAGACCGACCCCGCCTGCAAGGTGCTGGTGCTCACCGGCGCCGGCGAGGCCTTCTCCGCCGGGATGGACCTGCGCGACTACTTCCGTGCCACCGACGGCGACCGCGACGCGCAGCTGAAGCTGTTCCGCGCCAACGCGCAGTGGCAGTGGCGTCAGCTGCGCTTCTACGCCAAGCCCACCATCGCCATGGTCAACGGGTGGTGCTTCGGCGGCGCCTTCACGCCGCTGGTGTCGTGCGACCTCGCCATCGCCGCCGAAGAAGCCACCTTCGGCCTGTCCGAGATCAACTGGGGGATCATCCCGGCCGGCATCGTCAGCCGCGCGGTGGCGCAGCTGGTGCGCGAGCGCGACGCCATGTACCTGGTGATGACGGGCGAGCCCTTCGACGGCAAGCGCGCGGCGGAGATCGGCCTGGTGAACGAGGCGGTGCCACGCGCCCGGCTTCGCGAGCGTGTCGTCCAACTGGCCAAGGTGCTGATGGACAAGAACCCGACGGTGCTGCGCACCGCCAAGCAGGCCTACCGCCAGGCCGCGGAGATGCCCTGGGAGCAGGCCGGCGACTACCTGATGGCCAAGGCCGACCAGTCGACCTTCGCCGACCCCGAGCGCGGACGCGCCCAGGGCATGAAGCAGTTCCTCGACGAGAAGACCTACCGCCCGGGCCTCGGCGCGTACCGGCGCGAAGAACGCTGA